A genome region from Vicia villosa cultivar HV-30 ecotype Madison, WI unplaced genomic scaffold, Vvil1.0 ctg.000011F_1_1, whole genome shotgun sequence includes the following:
- the LOC131621731 gene encoding uncharacterized protein LOC131621731: protein MTVEFIFSLLPAGESESSASSESGSESGSESGSWTSSSDDSTATSSGVEIIEDPNAPSPEDHDESLGSDAEGGVSPMPLFSYVCTVAFDWIADEALTVASRYTGSLDGAFREIETLREGEAPNYRVVCPSRDERICSRFDGDGFAMYEYVFKELGFRLPFSDFQRSTMAFLNLAPSQLHPNAFAFMRAFEIVCNYLGIGATTALFGRCFRVQRQAANGRYSWVSFRNAERKLFGMYTDSVKGFKDRYFVIQPISRTAYSEVSDLVVMRDEDGEVLRDEDGHVVRELCTRFPFFWWKGHFSSPPKHYVWEDDDLDDQDRESYSVLCKYVDRFTMSRWVTRNGDLVLDEEGVPVTEQRPINTKALLACRTPEETRTLLEAMPEKEDNILKQALDARRKKKNQGTGAGENSGSAGSPHKTHADERSTKRSRPSEGVHPDQSTLGPGRAFVLPPCYKDGGYFEKFPLAVSPDEARRISDMGSSSLQKQLACDGAAVMRVLGMAQVLASGGSGSTEALKEAEAAKKVAEDKMKTMETERKELRKKVDALLKQKDAEVAAEKKKLADLQLEWAPSADESSDVVTLKSRAEFVEKIDSLKVSLADMADVGFERALQQLRLLNPGLKEDNVGLSSRIVDGVLVPESPESEE, encoded by the exons ATGACCGTCGAATTCATTTTTTCCCTTCTGCCTGCAGGTGAATCTGAATCGAGTGCTAGTTCGGAGTCTGGTTCGGAATCTGGCTCGGAATCTGGCTCGTGGACGAGTAGTTCGGACGACTCGACGGCCACAAGCTCTGGGGTTGAAATCATCGAAGACCCAAATGCGCCCTCTCCAGAGGACCATGATGAGTCACTGGGCTCGGATGCCGAGGGAGGGGTCTCTCCCATGCCTTTATTTAGTTACGTGTGTACGGTCGCGTTCGACTGGATAGCCGACGAGGCCTTGACGGTCGCCTCTCGGTATACTGGGTCTTTGGATGGGGCGTTCAGAGAAATCGAGACATTGAGGGAGGGTGAAGCGCCGAACTACCGAGTGGTCTGCCCGTCGAGGGACGAGCGTATATGTTCTCGATTTGACGGGGACGGCTTTGCAATGTATGAGTATGTGTTCAAGGAACTCGGCTTCCGATTGCCGTTCTCCGACTTCCAGAGATCTACGATGGCATTTCTAAACTTGGCGCCGTCCCAACTGCATCCGAATGCCTTTGCTTTCATGCGAGCATTCGAGATCGTTTGTAACTATCTGGGGATTGGTGCCACGACCGCATTGTTCGGCCGGTGTTTCCGCGTCCAGAGGCAGGCGGCAAACGGTCGATATAGCTGGGTCTCGTTCAGAAATGCTGAGCGAAAGCTCTTCGGGATGTATACTGACTCCGTGAAAGGGTTCAAGGATCGGTATTTTGTCATCCAGCCGATCAGCCGAACAGCCTACTCGGAGGTATCGGACCTCGTGGTCATGCGTGATGAAGACGGGGAGGTGTTAAGGGACGAGGACGGACATGTGGTGAGGGAGCTCTGTACAAGGTTCCCGTTCTTCTGGTGGAAGGGTCACTTCTCTTCTCCCCCGAAACACTATGTTTGGGAGGACGATGATTTGGATGATCAAGACCGGGAGTCCTACTCGGTCCTCTGCAAATACGTAGACAGATTTACTATGTCTCGTTGGGTGACGAGGAACGGGGATCTCGTATTGGACGAGGAGGGTGTACCGGTCAcggagcagcggcctattaataccaaggctttgctagcttgtcggactcccgaggagaccAGGACGTTGTTAG aggctatgccggagaaggaggataaTATTCTGAAACAGGCTTTGGACgcgaggaggaagaagaagaaccaggGAACCGGAGCTGGAGAGAACTCAGGCTCGGCAGGCTCTCCTCACAAGACTCATGCCGACGAGAGGTCTACCAAGAGATCTCGTCCTTCCGAGGGGGTACATCCGGATCAGTCGACCCTAGGTCCCGGGCGCGCCTTCGTGTTGCCTccttgctacaaggatggaggtTATTTCGAGAAGTTCCCCTTGGCTGTCTCCCCGGACGAAGCTCGTCGAATCAGTGACATGGGCTCCTCGTCCCTCCAGAAACAGTTGGCGTGCGATGGTGCCGCCGTGATGAGGGTTTTGGGGATGGCCCAAGTGCTGGCCAGTGGAGGTTCGGGCTCGACCGAGGCTCTGAAGGAGGCCGAGGCGGCTAAGAAGGTGGCCGAGGACAAGATGAAGACAATGGAGACCGAGCGCAAGGAGTTGAGGAAGAAGGTTGACGCGCTCCTGAAGCAGAAAGACGCGGAGGTTGCGGCTGAGAAGAAAAAGCTGGCTGATCTTCAACTTGAATGGGCCCCCTCGGCTGATGAGTCGTCGGATGTGGTAACTCTAAAGTCTAGGGCCGAGTTTGTGGAGAAGATAGACAGCTTGAAGGTAAGCCTGGCCGACATGGCCGACGTCGGGTTCGAGCGTGCCCTTCAACAGCTGAGGCTTCTGAACCCTGGCTTGAAGGAGGATAATGTCGGGCTCTCTTCGAGGATCGTGGATGGCGTGCTGGTGCCTGAGTCCCCGGAGAGCGAGGAGTAG